Within the Pseudarthrobacter sp. W1I19 genome, the region ATGTGGTCTGCTGTGACGCCGGCGGTAAACTGACCATTAACGGAACCGCCATTGACGAAAAGTACATCAATGCTGCCGAGGTTCCGCAGGTCCGCAACTTCGATGTGACTGTCCCCGAAGGCAAGGTGTGGGTGATGGGTGATAACCGGAACCATTCCGCCGATTCGCGCGCGCACTTGGATGCCGGCGGCGGTTTCATCGATATGGCGGATCTTGAAGGCAAGGCTGCTGTCATCGCGTGGCCGCTGAGCCGGATCACAACCCTGGACAACTACCCGGACGTGTTCCGGAACGTTCCGGTGGCGCCCTGACCATGTCCCCGTTAGTTAAGGCCGGCCCCGCCAAGTCTGGCGCGGCGAAGGGCGGCACGGCGAAGGGCCGGGCCGGTTCCGCGAAAGCAGCCCGTCCCGCCAAGGCGCCCACCCTGCGGCACGAACGGACGTTCAAGGCGCAGGGCGTGCGCCTTATCGCCGGTGTTGATGAAGTGGGCCGCGGCGCTCTTGCCGGTCCCGTCAGCGTCGGTATCGCCGTCGTCGACGTGGAGCGCCAGCGGCCGCTGGCCGGGGTGCGGGACAGTAAGCTCCTCAGCCCGGCGGAACGGGAACGCCTTGATCCACTGGTCCGCCGGTGGAGTGTGGCATCCGCCGTGGGGCACGCGTCGGCGCAGGAAATTGATGCCCTGGGCATTATTGCCGCGCTGCGTTTGGCTGGAACCCGCGCCTGGCAGGAGATTCTGGCGGTGGGCGTGAACCCGGACATGGTGCTCCTGGACGGCAGCCATAACTGGCTGTCCCCGGCAGAACAGCTGTCCCTCTTTGACGAGCCGGTGCTTGAAGCCGCATGTGAGGCGCCGGTTCATACCAAGATCAAAGCGGATATGCAGTGCCTGAGCGTGGCTGCCGCGAGCGTGATCGCCAAGGTGGAGCGGGACAGGATGATGAAGGAACTCCATACGGAGTACCCGGACTTCGGCTGGGACATCAACAAGGGCTATGCCACCGTGCTGCACCGGGACGTCCTCCGTGCGGCGGGGCCAACCCCGTACCACCGGGTGAGCTGGCGCCTGCTCGGCGGGGAGTTGCTCGACGGGGCGCAGGAGGATACCCATCCTGACGACGTCCTGGACAGGGACAACGCCGGCGACGGGCCCGCCGCCGAAGACTGAGCCCGGCAGCGGACTGGTTACTGGCTTTGGAGTCTGCCGCCCGTACGTACGGCACGGGCTCCAGTGGCGCCGGACATGGTGCAAGATGGAAGCATGAGTGCTGAGGATCTTGAAAACTACGAAACCGACATGGAGCTGCAGCTCTACCGTGAATACCGCGACGTCGTCGGACTGTTCAGCTACGTTGTCGAGACCGAACGGCGCTTCTACCTGGCCAACCATGTGGACCTCCAGGCCCGCAGCGCCGACGGCGAAGTCTACTTCGACCTGACCCTGCAGGACGCCTGGGTGTGGGACGTGTACCGCTCGGCGCGGTTCGTCAAGAGTGTCCGGGTCCTTACGTTCAAGGACGTCAACGTGGAAGAGCTTCCGCGCAACGAGGAACTGGCGCTGCCCAAGGACGTTGGCCTGGGCCAGTAATACCTGACGGGCCGCCGGGGACTTGTCCTGCACAGTCACCCCGGCGGCTGTTTTGTGCACATACGGCACAAGCTCCATTACCTCCGCAAGCGCGCGGCCGCAGGCTGGTTGCGGAGGTAGAAATGAAATCAAAAGACCTGTTGGGCCGCCGCGGCGAGGACCTCGCCACGGACTATCTTGAGTCCCTCGGCATGCTGGTGGTGGAGCGCAACTGGCGCTGCACCGAGGGCGAAATCGACATTGTGGCCCTGGACGGCGATGCCTTGGTGATTGCCGAAGTGAAGACCCGCCGATCCCTCGACTACGGCCACCCCTTTGAAGCCGTTGGTCCGGAGAAGCTCGCCCGCCTGCACCGGCTCGGTTCCGCCTGGTGCCGTGACCGGGAGCTGCGAATGCCGCTGCGGCGGGTGGATGTCATCGCCGTCCTGGACGACGGCGGCGGCAAACCCTTGGTGGAGCACCTCAAGGGGGTGGGGTGAATGGCCCTCGGCAGAACCTACTCCATCGCCCTTGTCGGGCTCAACGGCTACATCGTGGAGGTCGAGGCGGACATCGGCCAAACCCTGCCGGCCTTTATCCTTCTTGGGCTGCCTGACGCCTCGTTGAATGAAGCCAAGGAGCGCATCCGCTCGGCAGCCAAGAATTCCGGGATCCCGCTGAGCCGCCGGAAGATCACCGCCAACCTCATTCCGGCCTCCCTGCCCAAACGCGGCTCGGGGTTCGACCTCGCAGTCACCATGGCCGTGCTGCGGGCGGCGAATGACATCAAGCCAACTGGAAAAACGGTCTTCATCGCGGAGCTGGGGCTTGACGGCAGGCTGCGCCCGGTCCGCGGCATCCTGCCCGCCGTGATGGCATCGGTCCAGGCCGGCTATCCGGACATCGTGGTGGCGCACGCCAACCTGGCCGAGGCCGCCCTGGTTCCCGGCGCCACCGTCAGGGGCTACCGCACCCTCGCCCGCCTGGCCCTCGATTTCGGTGCGGACCCGCAGGAGCTTGCCCTGGATTTTGAACCGGATGATTTGCAGCTTCCAGCCGATGAGGAGGAGGATGACGGCGTCTATCCGGACATGGCCGATGTTTCCGGGCAGGGCGATGCGAGGCGGGCCCTCGAAGTGGCAGCAGCCGGCGCGCACCACCTACTCCTGATGGGTCCGCCGGGCGCCGGCAAGACGATGCTGGCTGAACGCCTGCCCGGACTGTTGCCGGACCTTGCCGACCATGAGGCCATGGAGGTTACCGCCATCCATTCGCTCTGCGGCCTGCCATCGTCCTCAGCCCGGCTGCTGCGCCGCCCGCCCTTCGAAAGCCCGCACCACTCGGCCACCGCCGCCGCGATCATCGGCGGCGGCTCGGGCCTGCCCAGGCCCGGCGCGGCCTCCCGTGCCCATCGGGGCGTTCTCTTCCTGGACGAGGCTCCCGAGTATGAGCGCCGCGTCCTGGATGCACTGCGGCAGCCGTTGGAGAGTGGAGAACTGGTGATTCACCGCTCCGCCGGCACCGCTGCCTATCCTGCCCGGTTCCAGCTGGTTCTGGCCGCCAACCCCTGCCCCTGCGGCAAGGCATCGGGCAAGGGCCTGGACTGCACTTGCACGCCGATGATGCGGCGGCGATACCTGGCCCGCATGTCCGGCCCGCTGCTGGACCGGGTGGATATCCAGCTCCAGGTGGACAGGGTCTCCCTGGCAGAGTTCGGGCAGGGAGGCGCCGAGGAGGACACGGCGTCCGTGGCAGACAGGGTGCGCGATGCCCGCGGGCGGCAGCTTGAACGGCTGCAGCCCTTCGGCCTGGAAACAAACGCCCAGGTACCCGGCCGCGTACTGCGGGGAGAACTCCGGCTGCCGCCGGCCTGCACCCGCATCCTCGACCATTCGCTGGAGCGCGGCGTACTCACCGCCCGCGGCTATGACCGGGTTCTTCGCCTGGCCTGGACCATGGCGGACCTTGGGCACAGGGAACGGCCGGACGTCAACGATATCGGGCAGGCGCTGGGACTGCGGCAGGCTGCGGCGGTAGCCGCATGACGAGGATCCGGGTGGACTCAGAAAGGGTGGCGCGAGCCGCGCTTGCCCGGTTGATGGAACCCCAGGATGCTGCCGGCCTGGCACTGGTGCAGATCTGCGGTGCAGTGGATGCCCTGCGGATTGCCACCGGCCAGGTTTCTGCCGGAACGGAGCTGGAGCGTGAGATCACCTCGCTCCTGACGGACAGCGGGTCCGCCGCCAGCTGGTCCGGGATGGCCGGGTCGTTGAAGCGCTGGCAGCCCCGGATTCCGGATCTGGCCCCGGAACGGGACCTCGCGACGATGGCACGGCTGGGCGGCAGGCTGATCATCCCGTCGGACGAGCTATGGCCGGTCCAGCTCTCGGACCTGGGCATCCAGGAACCCCTCTGCCTGTGGTGGCGGGGGCAGGAGCAGCCCCTACCGGGGGCGGAGAAGTGCATCGCACTCGTCGGGTCGCGGGACAGTACCAGCTATGGGGCATCAGTAACAGGAGACATGGCATACTCCTTGGCGCAACGGGGCCTCACTATCGTGTCCGGTGGCGCCTACGGCATTGATGCGCACGCCCACCGTGCCGCGCTTGCCGGCGCTTCGGCAGCGGTACCCACCATCGCCGTAATGGCCGGCGGTGTTGACCGCTTCTACCCCTCCGGGAATGAAGACCTGCTCCGCGCAGTTTGCAACCAGGGAGCTGTGATAGCGGAAGTTCCACCGGGCTCGGCGCCCACCCGTTACCGGTTCCTGCAGCGGAACAGGCTCATCGCCGCCATGTCGGCAGTGACGGTGGTTGTGGAAGCCCGCTGGCGGTCAGGAGCCCTGAACACGGCTCATCACGCCGAGACGCTGGGACGGGCGGTGGGTGCCGTCCCCGGCTCAGTGCACAGCGCCAATTCGGCCGGCTGTCACCGGCTGCTCCGGGATGGCGGCGCCGTGTGCGTCACAGACGCGGCCGAAATCGCCGAGCTGGCAGGCCCCAGTGGCGCCGCGCTTACAGAACCGCGCCAGGGCGGAGCCGAAGTCCAGGACGGGCTGACCCTCGAAGACCTGATCCTCCTGGATGCGCTTCCCCTGCGGTCCACCACGTCGGTCGAGAAACTCTGTTCCGTGGCCGGACTCGGGCCGGAATCAGTGCGGGCGGGGCTCGGCCGGCTGGGGCTGCTCGGGCTGGCAGTGTCGGAGCGGGGCGGCTGGAAACGTGGCAAGGCGTCAGTGTGACGAGGGGGAGTTGCACCAAGGCGGCGGGGGTGGCGTGCTTGACGAAGTGGATCGTGTCCAGCACGCGGGTGGCGGCAGCACCTGAGACAGTAGGAGGGTGGAGAACCAGGAACTGCCCCGGGAACTAGGCCGGGCGCTCGGCGCCTTCGTGACGTACCTGTCGGCGGAGCGGGCCGTGTCCCGGCACACGTTGCGTGCCTATGAGGGCGACCTGCGGAGCCTGCTGACCCATGCGGCTTCCGAGGGCGCAACCACGCTTACAGACCTGGACCTCGGAACCCTTCGGCGGTGGCTGGGAGTGCAGAGCGAGTCCGGCGTCGCACGCTCCACTCTTGCACGCCGGGCCGCCACCGCCCGTGCCTTCACGGCATGGGCCCTCAGGGACGAGCACATCACCGCCGATCCGGCGCTGAGGCTCAAAGCACCCAAACGCGAGCAGTCCCTGCCCGGCGTCCTGCAGTCCCAGCAACTGACCAGGCTCCTGACCAGCCTGGAGGAAGCTGCCGCGGAGGGTGAACCCCTGCCAGTGCGCGACAGGGCGATCGTCGAACTGCTCTATGCCACGGGTGTCCGGGTCGGGGAGCTCACAAGCCTGGACATCGATGACCTGGACCCGGACCGGCGGACACTGCGCGTCATCGGCAAAGGCAATAAGGAACGCACCGTCCCCTACGGCGTTCCGGCGGCGGTGGCACTGGACGACTGGCTCCGGCGGGGCCGGCCAAAGTTCACCAGGGGCAACAGCGGCCCCGCCCTATTCCTGGGCCCCCGGGGAGGCCGGATCGACCAGCGGCAGGTCCGGTCGCTGGTCAATGCCCTGTTCGATGCCTTGGGTGACACTTCGGCCTCCGGCCCGCACGCCCTTCGCCACTCGGCAGCCACGCACTTGCTGGACGGCGGCGCGGACCTGCGCGCCGTCCAGGAGATCCTGGGGCACAGCAGCCTTGCCACCACCCAGATTTACACCCACGTCTCTGTGGACCGGCTGCGAAAAAGCTACCAGCAGGCACACCCCAGGGCATGATCCCGGACAGCATGGATCAGCCAGGAATCGCACTGGCGTAATTAGGCAGCGTACGGCACAATAAGAGTCACGTCCGGCAACTTTCAAGTCCCGCTTGAAGCTCCATTGCTTGCTTCCAGTGGACCACCAGGTCCGGACACAGCTTTACCTGAACAGTTGAATATCGAGGCAGGGAAACAGGACCGGCAGTGCAGGGCACGGCAGTTCCATCCAGGCAGAGGTCGTTGGGGAAGACGTACCTAGAGCTATGGAGGATGGAATGTCTGTTGCAATGACCCGCGGTGTGCTGTTTGTTCACTCAGCCCCTACTGCTTTGTGCCCTCACGTTGAGTGGGCCATCGGCTCCGTCGTGGACAAGCGGACGGATCTTGAGTGGACCCCTCAGCCTGCCGCGCCTGGAATGTTCCGGGCCGAGTTGTCCTGGACCGGCGCCCCCGGGACAGGATCGAAGCTTGCTTCGTCACTCCGCGGCTGGGCGCACCTCCGCTACGAGGTCACCGAGGAACCGAGCCAGGGTGTGGATGGCGGCCGGTGGTCGCATACCCCCGAGTTGGGAATCTTCCATGCCGTCACTGACGTGCACGGCAACATCATGGTGTCCGAAGACAGGATCCGCTACGCCTACGAATCCGGCGCCGGGGACCCTGCAGCTGTCTACCACGAGCTTTCGCTGGCACTTGGCGAGGCCTGGGACGAGGAACTCGAGCCCTTCCGGCACGCCGCCGAGGGCGCGCCCGTCCGCTGGCTGCACCAGGTGGGCTAACCGCCGCAGAACACAACGACGCCGCCTTCCGCCGTCGTGACAAAGACCTGACAGGCAGCAACTGAAAGCAATCTCCATAGCAAAACAGGAGGCCCCGCCAGCCGGCGGGGCCTCCTGTTGGTCTTTCGGCAATAAACGCCGGACTGCTGCTAGATGCTGCGGACAGCAACCACGGCGTTGTGCCCCCCGAAGCCGAAGGAGTTGCTCAGCGCCACGATGTTGCCGGCCGGCAGGTCCCTGGCCGAGGTGACCACGTCGAGCGGGATCTCCGGGTCCTGGTTCTCCAGGTTGATCGTCACCGGCGCCTTGCGCTCGTACACGGCCAGCACCGTGAGCACGGCCTCAACTGCGCCGGACGCACCCAGAAGATGGCCCATCTGGGACTTGGTGGCAGATACCGCCACGCTGTCCACATGGTTGCCCAGGGCGGCACGGAGTGCGGTGTACTCCGGCTTGTCACCTACGGGCGTGGAGGTGGCGTGCGCGTTGACGTGCACCACGTCCTCGGCCTGGATCCGGCCGTCGAACATCGCAGCTTTCAGCGCGCGGGTTGCGCCAAGGCCCTGAGGGTCCGGGGCCGTGATGTGGTAGGCGTCCGCCGTGACGGATGTACCGGCGA harbors:
- the dprA gene encoding DNA-processing protein DprA, coding for MTRIRVDSERVARAALARLMEPQDAAGLALVQICGAVDALRIATGQVSAGTELEREITSLLTDSGSAASWSGMAGSLKRWQPRIPDLAPERDLATMARLGGRLIIPSDELWPVQLSDLGIQEPLCLWWRGQEQPLPGAEKCIALVGSRDSTSYGASVTGDMAYSLAQRGLTIVSGGAYGIDAHAHRAALAGASAAVPTIAVMAGGVDRFYPSGNEDLLRAVCNQGAVIAEVPPGSAPTRYRFLQRNRLIAAMSAVTVVVEARWRSGALNTAHHAETLGRAVGAVPGSVHSANSAGCHRLLRDGGAVCVTDAAEIAELAGPSGAALTEPRQGGAEVQDGLTLEDLILLDALPLRSTTSVEKLCSVAGLGPESVRAGLGRLGLLGLAVSERGGWKRGKASV
- a CDS encoding YraN family protein, which codes for MKSKDLLGRRGEDLATDYLESLGMLVVERNWRCTEGEIDIVALDGDALVIAEVKTRRSLDYGHPFEAVGPEKLARLHRLGSAWCRDRELRMPLRRVDVIAVLDDGGGKPLVEHLKGVG
- a CDS encoding DUF2469 domain-containing protein, producing the protein MSAEDLENYETDMELQLYREYRDVVGLFSYVVETERRFYLANHVDLQARSADGEVYFDLTLQDAWVWDVYRSARFVKSVRVLTFKDVNVEELPRNEELALPKDVGLGQ
- a CDS encoding DUF3145 domain-containing protein — its product is MSVAMTRGVLFVHSAPTALCPHVEWAIGSVVDKRTDLEWTPQPAAPGMFRAELSWTGAPGTGSKLASSLRGWAHLRYEVTEEPSQGVDGGRWSHTPELGIFHAVTDVHGNIMVSEDRIRYAYESGAGDPAAVYHELSLALGEAWDEELEPFRHAAEGAPVRWLHQVG
- a CDS encoding ribonuclease HII; this encodes MSPLVKAGPAKSGAAKGGTAKGRAGSAKAARPAKAPTLRHERTFKAQGVRLIAGVDEVGRGALAGPVSVGIAVVDVERQRPLAGVRDSKLLSPAERERLDPLVRRWSVASAVGHASAQEIDALGIIAALRLAGTRAWQEILAVGVNPDMVLLDGSHNWLSPAEQLSLFDEPVLEAACEAPVHTKIKADMQCLSVAAASVIAKVERDRMMKELHTEYPDFGWDINKGYATVLHRDVLRAAGPTPYHRVSWRLLGGELLDGAQEDTHPDDVLDRDNAGDGPAAED
- a CDS encoding tyrosine recombinase XerC, with translation MENQELPRELGRALGAFVTYLSAERAVSRHTLRAYEGDLRSLLTHAASEGATTLTDLDLGTLRRWLGVQSESGVARSTLARRAATARAFTAWALRDEHITADPALRLKAPKREQSLPGVLQSQQLTRLLTSLEEAAAEGEPLPVRDRAIVELLYATGVRVGELTSLDIDDLDPDRRTLRVIGKGNKERTVPYGVPAAVALDDWLRRGRPKFTRGNSGPALFLGPRGGRIDQRQVRSLVNALFDALGDTSASGPHALRHSAATHLLDGGADLRAVQEILGHSSLATTQIYTHVSVDRLRKSYQQAHPRA
- a CDS encoding YifB family Mg chelatase-like AAA ATPase — encoded protein: MALGRTYSIALVGLNGYIVEVEADIGQTLPAFILLGLPDASLNEAKERIRSAAKNSGIPLSRRKITANLIPASLPKRGSGFDLAVTMAVLRAANDIKPTGKTVFIAELGLDGRLRPVRGILPAVMASVQAGYPDIVVAHANLAEAALVPGATVRGYRTLARLALDFGADPQELALDFEPDDLQLPADEEEDDGVYPDMADVSGQGDARRALEVAAAGAHHLLLMGPPGAGKTMLAERLPGLLPDLADHEAMEVTAIHSLCGLPSSSARLLRRPPFESPHHSATAAAIIGGGSGLPRPGAASRAHRGVLFLDEAPEYERRVLDALRQPLESGELVIHRSAGTAAYPARFQLVLAANPCPCGKASGKGLDCTCTPMMRRRYLARMSGPLLDRVDIQLQVDRVSLAEFGQGGAEEDTASVADRVRDARGRQLERLQPFGLETNAQVPGRVLRGELRLPPACTRILDHSLERGVLTARGYDRVLRLAWTMADLGHRERPDVNDIGQALGLRQAAAVAA